The following coding sequences are from one Dehalococcoidia bacterium window:
- a CDS encoding type II toxin-antitoxin system VapC family toxin: MTAIVVDTSVLIDCLRDDRKAIEALRTAIEAGDSLVASVLTKVEVLAGMRAGEERPTRRLFDVLHWVVVDDALAERAGALANQYARSHPGVDPVDYVIAATVEHLHAGFMTRNVKHFPMFPGLKVPY; encoded by the coding sequence TTGACTGCTATCGTCGTCGATACGTCCGTCCTTATCGACTGCTTGCGTGACGATAGGAAGGCGATAGAGGCGCTTCGTACCGCCATTGAAGCTGGCGATTCTCTAGTGGCATCGGTCCTCACCAAAGTCGAAGTGCTCGCAGGAATGCGAGCAGGCGAGGAGCGACCGACACGCCGTTTGTTCGATGTTCTGCATTGGGTCGTCGTAGATGATGCGCTCGCTGAGCGTGCGGGGGCTCTCGCCAACCAGTACGCGAGGAGCCACCCTGGCGTCGACCCCGTCGATTACGTGATCGCCGCGACGGTGGAGCACCTTCACGCAGGGTTCATGACGCGCAACGTGAAGCACTTCCCGATGTTCCCGGGGCTCAAAGTTCCGTACTGA